Within Cercospora beticola chromosome 6, complete sequence, the genomic segment CGTCCTCCTCCAAGCCGCGGCGGGCCCGGAAATCCGCCTCACTTGCAAAGCTCAAGGATAAAGTCCGGCAGCTGGAAGACGGCGACCaacctgcagctgctgtcgcCGCCCACCAAGAGTCGCGTTCGAGCAGCGTGGGCgtggtcgaagaagaactcATTGCAccagcagccagcagcagcgagaacGGCGGGCAGGCGCCGATCGGAGCGATTCACGCGGCTAGCCGACCCGACCAGCAATCTCACGCCGAGCCTgccacaccaccacctccgccatcCGCGCTCGCCCTGGACGGCGACACCTTGCCCGAGAACCCCCTGCTGGTCGTGGAAGAGCCCACTCCCGAGGCATTGGGTGCGCGAAGTGCTCGTCAGCGAGAACCGCCTCAGTGAGTTGTCCTGCGAGCGCTGTGATCGTGATCTCGATGTTGTGCATGGAGCTCCTCCGAGCTGTGTGTGCACATCGCGCTAAACCTTATGTTTCTGCAACCCATTCGAGATGCATGTTTTACGGACGCCAAATTTCACTAACACATGCTCTCCTATAGCCCCGGCTCACGACcaacttcctcatcatcgggCACGCTGCAACGAGATCACGGCCTGAGCCTGCGACTGGCATACCCTCGCCCATCCACCGCAGTGCCGCAGAGCCCACGCCATCAAGCTTCAGCTCAACCGCGCCCTCGGAGCGTTGTGGGCAGCTCCGATGCCGACGTCGTAGACGCACTCACTGATCCTCCGCCCCAGCACGAGCCCACCCCTGCGAGCCCTTCGGTGCGTGCTCTGTCCGCAGCACCAAAAATGGCTGCTACAATGCATCGCAAGATCTGGGTGAAGCGGCCGAACGCATCAGCAACGCTGGTGCAGATCCGCGATGACGATCTGGTCGACGACGTGCGGGACATGATTCTGCGCAAGTATGCCAACTCGTTGGGCAAGACCTTCGACGCTCCAGATCTCACGTTGACCATCGTCACGCGCTCAGAACATGCTGGTCCACGGAGTTCACGCATGTTGGGACCTGAAGAGGAGATCTGCAGAACAATAGACTCATACTACCCAGGCGGCCAAACTGTCGATGAGGCACTCATAATAGACCTGCCACAAAAGCGGACTCCGCGTCCCTCGCCGAGAGCAATACACCACAGTTATCATGCCTTGGATGAGTTCAGGCCCCCGGAAACTGGTTCCGACTACTTTCCCCCGATGCCTGTCACCGTCCAGCCTGCACTGCCCAATCACATTGCTCGTGAACATCACGGATCGCTGTCGAGCGAGCACCCGAGGTCAATGGCAGTGCTGACCACAGGCCAAGTGCCTCCTCTCCCATCGCCTGGCACTGTCGGGCGCCGGCACCGCTCAGAACGCGAACACCGACCTCGAATAGGAAGGCAGCATACCTCCTCGCCTACCATCATCACGCATGCCTCGCACGCCGATCAAACAAACGTTCCTGCCTCGGCGGCCGCCTCTGCTCATCTGACCCGCTCGACTAGATCTCGAGTCGATTCCTCGGCATCGGAGGCCACACACCGACCTCACGATCCGCCGACCGCACCTCCTCTTCCCACTCCCCCAGCGCCAGAAGCTCCGCCAACAGGCAAACCCGGGTCTGGTCCCCCGACTCCAAACACGGGCGCTCTCAATGGCATGCGCGGCCCTCGACCCCGTAAAGCGCGCAGGTCTACACCCGATAAATTGTCATCCAAAGGACGAACGGGCACTCCTCATTTCGACACATATAATAGCATAGCAGGTCTGTCGAGCGTCCTAGATGGGTCGGTGCCGCCAATCAACGTGCTCATTGTCGaggacaacatcatcaatcTCCGTATCCTGGAGGGCCTGATGAAGAGGTTGAAAGTTCGATGGCAGACAGCGATGAATGGGCAGATAGCGGTGGACAAGTGGAGGACAGGAGGATATCACTTGGTGCTAATGGACATTCAAATGCCAGTCATGAATGGATTGCAAGCTACGAAAGAGATCCGGAGACTGGAAAGAGTCAACGGGATAGGTGTTTTCAGCTCGACTCCCGggagtaataccgagaaagGCCCATTGGACGCCAATGGCAGCGGTCAGGATCAGGAAAAGACCCATAATCCAGACGATGACAAGCTCGACATGTCGAAGGGCCTATTTAAGTcgcccatcatcatcgtggcGCTTACTGCATCCTCGCTGCAGTCCGATCGACATGAGGCACTGGCCGCCGGATGCAATGACTTCTTGACCAAGCCTGTTAATTTCGTTTGGCTTGAACGCAAAGTCAAGGAGTGGGgttcgatgatggcgatcaTCGACTACGATGGATGGCGACACTGGAAAGACTTGGCTGAGCAAGAGAATGCGGGAAAGACTGAGGAACAAAAGCAAAAGGAGCGtgagcaggaggagaagcaaaagaagaagatggagaagctCGCTATATTGCAAGAAAAGCAGCGAAAGACCGCCGAGGCGCAagccaaggagaaggagcgaaAGAAGCGTGAGAGCATGGGAGAGCCACTGTCTCCGCCTGTTGCTGCGGAAGAGCCTCCGGTTGCCAACGGGATTGCTGAATGAGCATGCCCCACTTTGATGCGTTTTGATGTTTCGCGCAAGGCTGTGGAGCGTACTGCGAGGTTCTCGTGGGAGTCACCTTTTGCATAGCGGGCATACGAGCGATGGCGTTGTTGGAACACGTTGGATATTGAGCATTTTTGGGTCTTCCCTAGTGAGTGAGATGAGTGTGACAGCGGATACCCTATTCTTGCACATGCCGAGCTAGATTATTTTACATCAATTGTCTGACTTGAGGTCAGATTGAGCTCGTTACCTGGACTTTTCTGTCAATTGAGTGCTAATGATGTGAAATATGAAAGAGGGTAACCATTTTTGCAGAAGATCATACCATTTGCCGAAAACTAAACGATCAGACACGATTCTATCCTATGCTCTTCCCACTATCTCTTTATAAGATCAACCACGAAATCATCCTATGCTCTTTCTACTGCGTCTTTACAAGCGACCCCTCTATTCCCAATGCACAGTATCCATGAACTCCTTAATCCTCTCCGCCTCACCAACAACCTCCTTAATCACATGCCAAACATACTCCTGCGTAAAACTCATTTGTTCCGGCAAAGTCTCAATCAAATCACCCTCAGCCGTAACGAAAATCTCAAAAGCCGGCGAACGGCTACTCAATTCTTTGCAGAGAAGCTCTGCGAAATGGAAGTAGAGTGCGTCAGGGGATTCGAAATTCTGGCCttcgagaaggaggataCAATCGaatgtggtggtgatgagggTTTGGAAGACGAATTTCTCGTCTTCGATGGTGGTGAAGTAGGCGGATTTGTGGGCGAGGGTTGCGTTTGCGGTTTGGAGGAGTTGGGTTGTGAGGATGTTGGGTTCGATTAGGCAGGGGCGGGAAATATCATCGGTGACGGGGCGGGAGAAGGATGCGTCGGGAAGGCTATTACGCCAGCGAGCATACTGCACGAGGAAGCGGTTCATCCAGTCTGGATTTTCGACTTCGTCGAGGAcgtagtggtggtggttgggTTGGAGACTTACTGGGAGGCCGAGGGTGGACTCTCTGGGAGTGACTTCGTGGCGTCTTGCTGCTTCGTCGACGAAATTTGCTTCTTCGCCGGTTTGTTCTTCACTCATGACCTGGTCTCCATGTGAGAAGTCTTCCATGTCGTCCAGTTGGCTTAAGTACTCGTGATTTTCCTCATCGGAAACGCTTTCCTGGTCCATGTCGTGGTCATGTTCGTAGAGCCTCTTTCTGCACGAGGGACAGTTACTGTGGTCTGTCAGCCAGCGAACGATGCATGTGCCGCAGTAGGCGTCTGTGTGAGAGCATACTGAGATCTTGGTTGGTTCGATGGCCTCGCTGATCAAGCAGATCAGACAGTCGGTTGGTGGGCACGGAACCAGTCCGTCGCCCATGAGAAAATCGATCTTCGGTGGTAGGGTCGTCATACTGTGATACCGAGCTGTAGGTGTGTCAAGAGATTTCAAGCGATGTGTTCGTTGATGTTGCTCGACCGGTTCCTGCGGGTCGAGGTGCTTGGTATGAGCAGAACGTACACAGGGTGGGTGTTCATATTTATGTAGATACCATGAGATGCTCTCACACTTCAGAATTCGTTTGACAGCCGCTACTCGGTGCATTGTTGGAAGTTGTGTTCTTTATTCTCTTGTGCCATTGTGAGTTTGGCTTGAAAGAAATTCGCGTGTTCCTTTATTCAGAGAGTGCATTGTATTTTGACCGCGGTAACTCAACTCAAGGAGGCCGAAGGAACGGAGAGGGCAGACTGAGCTAGTACCAGGACGTCCGATTCAATGGGTCAGCACAATCATTATCGGTTTGAGAGACATCGTGACCGCTGCAGTCGACAGTGCGTGAAAGTTGTCAGAAGTCGCACGAgtgcagcaggaagaggttcgtgatgttgctgaagacgacgacacgAAATGATTTCCACTAAGCACATTGTTGCGTGGTCTTCTGTAGTGAGTCTCCATATGTTGGAGAGAAGAACTTCGAAGCTGGAAGGCGCTCCGTGGAAAAAATAGCTGTTCGGCTGGCTTCCGGGCTGCCAACGAATCACCGCTGGCGGGCTCAGCCGGAGCTAGCTCATGTATGTCTTGGCTGTCGGACAAACGTCAGGCACGGACGTTCTTGCGCTTCGATGATGAATGGTGACTGCAGTGAGCAAGCTAGTTCATGACTCTCTCGGCTCGACAGATTCCCATTCACACTCTTTCTGGTGTCGTGCTCGTCGTATCCATCAAATAATTGATTGACGTCCCTCAAATCCCCATCAAATTTCACACCTATCAGGATCGACGGATGGCACTGAGAAGGAGCCAGGTGGGAGCTCTCACGTACGCGAAGACTCCGATACGTCCGGCGTTTTCTGCAGCTTCCAGCTTCCGTCTTACAACCATGCCACAACGCCTTCACCTCACATCCGGAGTTCCCGCAGCCATGTATTCGCATGCAAGACATTGCCGCCCGCCGCCCAGGCTAGGAATGCGATACCAAGATACCCGCTCCCCGCGACCgttgcgaagatgatgtgGCCTATGACGCATGGATCCAACACATCCATTCGACTAGGAAAGTGATCAGATTATTTGTAACTCCTTGTCATAGCGTACAAATCATCGATCTTACTCCCGTTCCCGGTCCACGTCCTCGTTTCCACTCTTCACTCGAAAACATACGCGTCCACCAATTCACCTCGTAACAGCAACAGTGAAGATGGACTTCCTCAAACGCAAACTCTCCGTCCGCAAACGCAGCAACACAGCAAGTTCCACCCAAAGCAGCACCATCACATCATCCGACTACGAGAACCGCAACCTCTCCCCCGCCGAACAACGCATGGAACAACTCAACGACGAACGCTACGAAAACGAATACCGACGCTCTCAAGACGGAACCCACGTCCCCTCTCCCACAAGATCCAAATCCTTCCGCAACAGAACGCCTCGAAAATCTTCTTTGACACGCTCACCGGCTTCATTCGTGAAATATGGTGGACCGGGATTGAATGCTCCGGGTAATATGAAGAACGATTCGGAGGGGAATGCATTTGGGATTTCGGCGGGGGAAGTACCGCCTTTGCCGTTGAATGCGCATGTGCATGGTGATGGGCAGATTAGTGATTTTGAGAGGTATAGGTTGCAGACTTTGAGTCGGGATCCGGTGCATGAGGGGACGGGGAGTGAGAGGAGGGGTGGAGGGTTGGAGGGGgttgtggaggtggagggacGGTAGACGAGGCACTGGGTTGTGAGCGACTGCAGATCATTTGAGGGTTACATGGAAGGGAGGAGGGGAGTTGAGTGGGAACAATGCGTTGCTCTCAACGGTATGGGAACGGAGAAAAGGGAAACTTTGGGGCACTTTCACATAAATGTGAGAGTGATGCCAAATGCGCAGGACGCAATTTTGGCAAAAGGGCGAATGGGTGCATTCTGTTGCATCTCGTAGGGTGGAGCATGGCATCAAGGCGGATTTCATCTATGCATCGACGCATCGGCATCATCGATTTCATATGTACCCGGCATCAAATTGCCATATTTGTGGTGGTACCAATTCGACCTTCTGTTCTCGATTCCCATCACATTGGCCATTGCAACCGGCGCACTAGTCAACGTCCTTCTCTCGATGCCCAAGCGAGCCAGGCCCATCAGAGACATCGTTGCCATCTTCAAACTCCGACAGGTTCACAAGACTGTCACACTAGCTCTTGTAC encodes:
- a CDS encoding uncharacterized protein (BUSCO:EOG09260FFP), producing MARFSFRPILRRLSSKHSTTAASTKSDPSDHSTAATSASPSPSPGPPSSSKPRRARKSASLAKLKDKVRQLEDGDQPAAAVAAHQESRSSSVGVVEEELIAPAASSSENGGQAPIGAIHAASRPDQQSHAEPATPPPPPSALALDGDTLPENPLLVVEEPTPEALGARSARQREPPHPGSRPTSSSSGTLQRDHGLSLRLAYPRPSTAVPQSPRHQASAQPRPRSVVGSSDADVVDALTDPPPQHEPTPASPSVRALSAAPKMAATMHRKIWVKRPNASATLVQIRDDDLVDDVRDMILRKYANSLGKTFDAPDLTLTIVTRSEHAGPRSSRMLGPEEEICRTIDSYYPGGQTVDEALIIDLPQKRTPRPSPRAIHHSYHALDEFRPPETGSDYFPPMPVTVQPALPNHIAREHHGSLSSEHPRSMAVLTTGQVPPLPSPGTVGRRHRSEREHRPRIGRQHTSSPTIITHASHADQTNVPASAAASAHLTRSTRSRVDSSASEATHRPHDPPTAPPLPTPPAPEAPPTGKPGSGPPTPNTGALNGMRGPRPRKARRSTPDKLSSKGRTGTPHFDTYNSIAGLSSVLDGSVPPINVLIVEDNIINLRILEGLMKRLKVRWQTAMNGQIAVDKWRTGGYHLVLMDIQMPVMNGLQATKEIRRLERVNGIGVFSSTPGSNTEKGPLDANGSGQDQEKTHNPDDDKLDMSKGLFKSPIIIVALTASSLQSDRHEALAAGCNDFLTKPVNFVWLERKVKEWGSMMAIIDYDGWRHWKDLAEQENAGKTEEQKQKEREQEEKQKKKMEKLAILQEKQRKTAEAQAKEKERKKRESMGEPLSPPVAAEEPPVANGIAE